Proteins from one Terriglobia bacterium genomic window:
- a CDS encoding response regulator transcription factor, which yields MAVRVVLADDHEIVRQGLRVLLEREGFQVVGEASDGHDALKLCDANHPEVAILDLSMPLLNGVDAAREIMKSNPRTKVVLLTMHTEDHLILESLRAGVTGYVLKTKAASELVQALRAVCRGEMFLTQSISRTIVQAFLQNAPVPGNPISDRERQVLQLVAEGKTTKEIASLLGISVKTAESHRSNLMDKLNIHDTAGLVRYAIRIGLIES from the coding sequence ATGGCAGTTCGAGTGGTGCTGGCTGACGATCATGAGATAGTCCGTCAAGGGCTACGTGTGCTCCTGGAGCGGGAAGGGTTTCAAGTGGTTGGCGAGGCTTCTGATGGCCACGATGCATTGAAGCTATGTGACGCGAACCATCCAGAAGTTGCGATCCTGGATTTGTCCATGCCGCTGCTGAACGGAGTGGACGCCGCGCGCGAGATCATGAAATCCAATCCGCGCACCAAAGTTGTGCTGCTCACCATGCATACGGAAGATCACCTGATTCTGGAGAGCTTGCGCGCAGGGGTGACCGGATACGTGCTTAAAACAAAGGCCGCAAGCGAGTTGGTGCAGGCATTGCGCGCCGTTTGCCGGGGCGAGATGTTTTTGACGCAGAGCATCTCCCGCACGATTGTCCAGGCGTTTTTGCAGAACGCGCCGGTGCCGGGCAATCCCATCAGTGACCGTGAGCGACAGGTGCTGCAACTGGTTGCGGAGGGAAAAACCACCAAGGAAATTGCTTCGCTGCTGGGAATCAGCGTCAAGACTGCTGAATCACACCGTTCCAATCTGATGGATAAACTCAACATCCATGACACCGCGGGGTTGGTCCGTTACGCCATACGAATCGGATTAATTGAATCTTAA
- a CDS encoding PAS domain-containing sensor histidine kinase: MASKLVLAVLFISLTGTLICWRLAVGNERAHIQRMTHLAASAVAADLRSDMDARLLGQVRLAKMWEFDEPNYDQWMAFAGLYVEHHPGCLAIEWLDPKYQERWIVRSPGETSPLPGNGTRESLLQSALRSKEPALSNLLKSPGGRKQWLNVVPIYQKGQFRGFVLASFDAQRSLDTMFEDIKGLNFSVAIEENGMEAFRLDGSTTRNEQEWPQTIDVPLQGRTWRLKVWSKPEAMGEMRSNLPMVTLLAGLSACLLLVVIAQMVEKLRAEIGERKRFEASLRASQARFAGILAISAEAIISADADMRITLYNQSAENIFGFSAREALGQPLDILIPGHFHTAHARHVAEFSESAKQSLHMSKRRRVFGLRKDGTEFPMTASVSRLDLGEEKIFTIICSDITQEVRAAEELRKAHDELELRVRERTADLEQSNLLLQNEIIERKEAEQQVEDLSRRMMRVQEEERRNLARELHDGATQNMVALTLNMAPILDSIDVAPATRSVIEECMRLIDESTSELRTISYLLHPPLLEELGLSRTLRGYVEGFSRRSGVAVSLTTQGELDRLGFDVELAVFRIVQESLSNVHRHSHSSTANILLIRQGSSLNLEIADQGRGMPPGKDKAGVGIGSIRERVRLLKGTVNISSDASGTIISISLPVPEDQAASSGAVA, from the coding sequence GTGGCATCGAAATTAGTATTGGCCGTATTGTTCATCAGCCTGACCGGCACGCTTATCTGCTGGCGGCTGGCGGTAGGTAATGAGCGCGCCCATATTCAAAGGATGACTCATCTCGCCGCTTCTGCGGTCGCAGCCGATCTCCGCTCTGACATGGACGCACGGCTGCTGGGGCAGGTTCGGCTCGCGAAGATGTGGGAGTTCGATGAGCCCAACTACGATCAATGGATGGCTTTCGCCGGACTCTATGTTGAGCATCATCCCGGCTGCCTCGCCATTGAATGGCTTGATCCCAAATATCAGGAACGCTGGATCGTCAGATCCCCTGGAGAAACTTCTCCTCTCCCCGGCAACGGCACGCGTGAAAGTTTGCTGCAAAGCGCGTTGCGATCCAAAGAGCCGGCGCTCTCAAATTTGCTGAAGTCGCCCGGCGGCCGGAAGCAATGGCTCAATGTTGTGCCGATCTACCAAAAAGGACAGTTTCGGGGATTCGTCCTCGCATCTTTTGACGCCCAGCGTTCTCTCGACACTATGTTTGAGGACATCAAAGGCCTGAATTTTTCCGTCGCCATTGAAGAAAACGGCATGGAGGCGTTTCGTCTGGATGGCAGTACAACCAGGAACGAACAAGAATGGCCGCAAACCATCGATGTTCCTCTCCAGGGCCGGACATGGCGTTTGAAGGTCTGGTCCAAGCCGGAAGCAATGGGGGAAATGCGCTCCAACCTGCCAATGGTGACTTTGTTGGCTGGCCTGAGCGCCTGCCTGCTGCTGGTAGTGATTGCGCAAATGGTGGAAAAGCTAAGAGCGGAGATCGGGGAACGCAAGCGCTTTGAGGCTTCATTGCGTGCGTCGCAAGCCCGGTTCGCCGGCATTCTGGCGATCTCTGCTGAAGCCATCATCTCGGCTGATGCGGACATGCGCATCACGCTGTATAACCAGTCCGCCGAAAATATTTTTGGGTTTTCCGCCAGGGAGGCGTTGGGACAGCCCCTCGATATATTGATCCCCGGGCACTTCCACACGGCCCACGCGCGGCACGTGGCAGAATTTTCAGAATCGGCAAAGCAGAGCTTGCACATGTCAAAACGCCGGCGGGTGTTTGGTCTGAGAAAAGACGGAACAGAGTTTCCCATGACGGCTTCAGTGTCACGGCTCGACCTTGGCGAGGAAAAAATTTTCACCATCATTTGCAGCGACATAACCCAGGAGGTACGCGCCGCCGAGGAACTCCGCAAGGCGCATGACGAGTTGGAACTCCGTGTTCGAGAGAGGACCGCTGACCTGGAGCAAAGCAATCTGTTACTGCAAAACGAGATCATCGAGCGCAAGGAAGCCGAGCAACAGGTGGAGGACCTTTCCCGGCGCATGATGCGCGTCCAGGAAGAGGAACGCCGGAATCTGGCCCGTGAACTCCATGATGGCGCCACTCAGAACATGGTTGCACTCACACTGAATATGGCCCCTATTCTGGATTCGATTGATGTCGCTCCCGCCACCCGTTCCGTGATTGAAGAATGCATGCGGCTGATCGACGAAAGCACCAGCGAACTGCGCACAATTTCTTATCTACTGCACCCACCGCTTCTTGAGGAACTGGGCTTGAGCCGGACTCTCCGCGGTTATGTGGAGGGCTTCAGTAGACGCAGTGGTGTGGCCGTCTCCCTGACCACACAGGGTGAATTGGACAGGCTGGGCTTTGACGTGGAGTTGGCGGTCTTTCGCATTGTGCAGGAGTCGCTCTCCAACGTCCATCGCCACTCCCATAGCTCAACCGCCAATATCCTGCTGATTCGCCAAGGCTCGTCTTTGAATCTGGAGATCGCAGACCAGGGCAGGGGAATGCCGCCGGGCAAGGACAAAGCGGGGGTTGGCATTGGCAGCATACGGGAGCGTGTACGCCTCTTGAAAGGCACCGTGAATATCAGCTCTGATGCCTCGGGTACTATCATCTCAATCAGCCTGCCCGTGCCCGAGGACCAAGCAGCTTCTTCCGGCGCGGTTGCCTAG
- a CDS encoding response regulator transcription factor gives MTADVSHIRTMIVDDSPRFIRTVCCFLAQCKAVEVVATANGASEALRAVERLRPDLVLMDFHMPLVNGLKAMELIRRRSPSTRVVIITGYDSAELREASLESGALAFIPKLYVSRELPHLLAEIAASLAANQVH, from the coding sequence ATGACAGCTGATGTCAGTCACATTCGCACCATGATAGTGGACGATTCGCCCAGGTTCATTCGTACCGTATGCTGTTTTCTCGCGCAGTGTAAGGCAGTTGAAGTGGTTGCCACCGCGAATGGCGCCAGCGAGGCGCTCCGGGCTGTAGAAAGGCTAAGGCCTGACCTCGTTCTGATGGATTTCCATATGCCATTGGTGAACGGTCTTAAAGCCATGGAACTGATTCGCCGCCGTTCTCCGTCAACGCGTGTTGTTATTATCACCGGATATGACTCGGCAGAGCTGCGCGAAGCATCGCTGGAAAGCGGCGCTCTGGCTTTCATCCCCAAGTTGTATGTAAGCCGGGAACTGCCGCATCTGCTTGCTGAAATTGCTGCCAGCTTGGCTGCCAACCAAGTTCACTGA
- a CDS encoding CHAD domain-containing protein encodes MTAKRPIRKDSGLVHWMNQVPKEADKAADGFDSEAVHDLRVALRRCRSMADGFRAIDPHKDWKRMRRQATALFDNLGALRDCHVITEWTQKLGQADDPITRQLLDHLRRQEASLQEQAKSAIDVFDRKQWQSWTRQLGQRARRLPLGSHVFQVLALEKLIAARRLEAAALKSGNDIAFHKLRIGLKKFRYVVENFLPQLHHEWKAGLKHIQDLLGEIHDLDVVRETVLSVCASAAPAALQRWEEAVAAERLQRANLYSEVMVGESSLWRVWRSALPQGKAAREASLKRLQAWSSFMDSDLQHNRRVTRFAIQIHDSLAHLGLLKGADKNSRELLKAAAMVHEVGRFAGEKNHHKSTQQMVSSLDRIVGWTRLEVMTMASVARYHRGALPQAARLRDIPTAQRKIIMLLAGILRLANALDDERDGQIKRIKVSHHANYILIQAQGLRQDNMLAEKIAAGRHLLEMICGLPVLVCPMPNRAAARRSRP; translated from the coding sequence GTGACTGCCAAACGTCCAATTCGCAAAGACTCTGGCCTGGTCCATTGGATGAACCAGGTCCCAAAGGAAGCGGACAAAGCTGCAGACGGCTTCGATAGCGAAGCAGTCCACGATCTTCGCGTTGCTCTCCGCAGATGCCGTTCCATGGCAGACGGGTTCCGCGCCATCGACCCGCACAAAGACTGGAAGAGGATGCGCCGGCAGGCTACGGCGCTATTTGACAACCTGGGTGCGTTGCGTGACTGCCACGTCATTACGGAATGGACACAGAAGCTCGGCCAGGCTGACGATCCGATCACACGACAACTTCTAGACCATCTGCGCAGGCAGGAAGCATCTTTACAAGAACAGGCTAAATCCGCGATTGATGTCTTTGATCGAAAACAATGGCAGAGTTGGACTCGCCAACTGGGCCAGCGTGCTCGACGCCTGCCGCTGGGATCGCACGTGTTTCAGGTGCTTGCCCTGGAGAAATTGATTGCTGCGCGAAGATTGGAAGCTGCTGCGCTGAAGTCGGGCAATGACATAGCGTTTCATAAGCTGCGTATCGGACTAAAGAAGTTTCGTTACGTGGTGGAAAACTTTTTGCCACAGCTGCACCACGAATGGAAAGCCGGGCTTAAACACATCCAGGACCTGCTGGGTGAAATCCATGATCTGGATGTAGTACGCGAGACGGTCTTGTCAGTATGCGCTTCCGCCGCGCCTGCGGCGCTGCAACGATGGGAAGAAGCTGTGGCGGCGGAGCGCCTGCAACGAGCCAATCTTTATTCCGAGGTTATGGTTGGAGAAAGCTCCTTGTGGCGCGTTTGGCGGTCCGCGCTGCCTCAAGGGAAAGCTGCGCGAGAGGCGTCGCTTAAAAGGCTGCAAGCCTGGTCCTCTTTCATGGATAGCGATTTGCAGCATAACCGCCGCGTTACCCGGTTCGCCATTCAAATTCATGACAGCCTGGCGCACCTGGGGCTGTTGAAGGGCGCCGACAAAAATTCACGCGAGCTGCTGAAAGCCGCCGCCATGGTGCATGAAGTTGGCAGGTTTGCCGGCGAAAAGAATCATCACAAAAGCACTCAGCAGATGGTCAGTAGTCTTGATCGCATCGTGGGATGGACGCGACTGGAAGTGATGACCATGGCCAGCGTAGCACGCTATCATCGCGGCGCCCTTCCTCAAGCCGCACGGTTGCGGGATATCCCCACCGCACAGCGGAAGATCATCATGCTGCTGGCCGGGATTCTGCGCCTGGCCAATGCTTTGGACGACGAGCGTGATGGCCAGATCAAGCGCATTAAAGTGAGTCACCACGCAAACTATATCTTGATACAGGCCCAAGGGCTGCGCCAGGACAACATGCTGGCAGAAAAGATTGCCGCAGGCCGTCACTTATTGGAAATGATCTGCGGCCTTCCTGTACTGGTGTGTCCCATGCCGAATCGCGCTGCTGCGAGGAGATCTCGCCCCTAG
- a CDS encoding NUDIX domain-containing protein, with protein MAQFFAGLARLAMGTELPVQVAAVCYRLNGPSVEFLLVNTSSGKWTFPKGRLCPSLSPSESASREAWEEAGVKGRIENSHFGHYLDTKRTLGHDSLTREVRIAAFLLEVHSTEDPQESDRNPTWFSAHQARKRLAEGRPSPYSKQIARMIDGALDQLTVKSRKQTEFLVRIQGRRRLASAR; from the coding sequence GTGGCGCAATTTTTTGCTGGTTTGGCGCGGCTTGCGATGGGTACGGAGCTGCCGGTGCAAGTGGCAGCCGTGTGTTATCGGCTGAACGGCCCATCTGTGGAATTCCTGCTCGTAAATACCAGCTCAGGCAAATGGACTTTTCCCAAAGGCCGGCTGTGTCCCAGCCTGTCACCCAGTGAAAGCGCCTCGCGCGAGGCCTGGGAGGAAGCGGGCGTTAAAGGCAGGATTGAAAACAGTCATTTCGGACATTATCTGGACACCAAGCGCACACTAGGGCACGATTCCCTCACGCGGGAAGTTCGCATCGCAGCATTCCTTCTGGAGGTCCACAGCACGGAGGATCCGCAGGAAAGCGATCGCAATCCAACCTGGTTTTCCGCTCACCAGGCCAGAAAGCGCCTTGCAGAAGGTCGCCCCTCGCCGTACTCGAAGCAAATCGCGAGAATGATTGACGGTGCGCTAGACCAACTCACGGTGAAAAGCAGAAAGCAGACCGAATTTCTGGTTCGCATACAGGGACGGAGACGGCTGGCTTCCGCGCGATAA
- a CDS encoding outer membrane beta-barrel protein, producing the protein MRSSYRLLLAASLITFLCTTPLFGQHEYDENSKLNTNLGFPVTVPAGSTSEFVTFGTGVVAGAGYNFNRYNAFVGEFMWNWLYPTDAALGPLRTALQSTDLNGHSNLFSLTGNYKLEARGKRVGAYLIAGGGVYYRNASFSKTVTPPAGTTCTSAWTWWGFTCSSGTVVVATTHTGFSDAVFGGNAGVGFTIKVGDTPRYRLYFEARYHYIPSSTFITRVIPVTTGVRF; encoded by the coding sequence ATGCGCAGCTCCTACAGGTTGTTGCTGGCAGCCAGTCTAATAACTTTCTTATGCACCACGCCTTTGTTTGGCCAGCATGAATATGATGAGAACAGCAAACTCAACACGAACCTTGGCTTCCCCGTCACGGTACCTGCAGGCAGCACCTCTGAGTTTGTCACGTTCGGCACTGGCGTAGTTGCTGGCGCTGGATATAACTTCAATCGTTATAACGCATTTGTTGGCGAATTCATGTGGAACTGGCTGTATCCCACGGATGCCGCCCTGGGACCGTTGCGGACAGCTCTGCAATCCACGGATTTAAATGGCCACAGCAATCTTTTTTCGCTCACCGGCAACTACAAACTGGAAGCGCGCGGCAAGCGGGTTGGGGCTTATCTGATCGCCGGCGGAGGGGTTTATTACCGTAACGCAAGCTTCAGCAAAACCGTTACTCCGCCTGCCGGAACCACGTGTACTTCCGCCTGGACATGGTGGGGTTTTACCTGTTCATCCGGGACCGTGGTGGTGGCAACAACCCATACGGGTTTTTCTGACGCGGTTTTTGGCGGCAATGCCGGAGTTGGCTTCACCATTAAGGTCGGTGACACCCCACGATACCGCTTATACTTCGAGGCACGTTATCACTACATACCCAGCAGCACATTCATTACTCGTGTCATTCCTGTCACAACAGGAGTTCGCTTCTGA
- a CDS encoding sulfopyruvate decarboxylase, with translation MPVSLANSGVVYDALKKCGIGLVSALPETWLVHLIRMAEDDPKMILVRLAKEEEGVGISAGAHFAGVKSAMLMQNHGFLASINGIVSFAQLYRIPLLMLISYRGHFGERDPWQTQGGGVTEPLLRALGIPYSFLDDPAKVEKRIAEAQTWAYASLHPAALLLTRELMWEEPA, from the coding sequence ATGCCGGTCTCTCTCGCCAACTCCGGAGTGGTTTACGACGCGCTGAAGAAATGCGGCATCGGCCTTGTCTCTGCTCTGCCTGAGACGTGGCTGGTGCACCTGATTCGCATGGCTGAAGACGATCCCAAAATGATCCTGGTACGTCTTGCCAAGGAAGAAGAAGGCGTGGGAATTTCCGCGGGCGCACACTTTGCGGGCGTGAAGTCCGCCATGCTGATGCAGAACCACGGCTTCCTTGCCAGCATTAACGGAATTGTTTCTTTCGCGCAGCTCTACCGCATTCCGTTGCTGATGCTCATCAGCTATCGCGGCCACTTTGGCGAGCGCGATCCCTGGCAGACGCAGGGCGGCGGTGTGACGGAGCCTCTGCTGCGTGCATTGGGCATTCCATATTCATTTTTAGATGATCCCGCAAAAGTAGAAAAGCGCATTGCTGAAGCCCAGACTTGGGCCTATGCCAGTTTGCATCCCGCTGCGTTGCTGCTCACGCGTGAACTCATGTGGGAGGAGCCCGCATGA
- a CDS encoding thiamine pyrophosphate-binding protein yields MQRLECLRAIYDQLENCLVVTIMGAVACELQSLGHKPNFFYLQHAMGLGSSTGLGLALCLPQQKVVVFDGDGSILMNLGGYTTLARYRPRNLVHVVFDNESLLSVGGFPTATSTGSDLEGVARASGIARTKTVSTIEEFKHAFDEALRTNDLTSMVAKVEAVGPKGYVTELALLENRFQFKRYIEKLTTEARRHGESKS; encoded by the coding sequence ATGCAGCGCCTTGAATGCCTGCGCGCGATCTATGACCAACTGGAAAACTGTTTGGTTGTTACCATCATGGGCGCTGTCGCATGTGAGCTGCAGTCGCTGGGTCACAAGCCGAACTTTTTCTACCTGCAACATGCCATGGGACTTGGATCGTCCACCGGCTTGGGCCTTGCGCTCTGTCTTCCTCAACAGAAAGTCGTGGTCTTTGATGGCGATGGCTCCATCCTGATGAACCTTGGCGGATACACGACGCTGGCGCGTTATCGCCCCAGGAATCTGGTGCATGTTGTTTTTGACAATGAGAGCCTGCTCTCTGTCGGCGGCTTTCCCACCGCTACTTCTACCGGCAGCGACCTTGAAGGCGTGGCTCGCGCATCCGGCATCGCGCGCACCAAGACCGTTAGCACAATCGAAGAGTTCAAGCATGCTTTTGACGAAGCGTTAAGAACCAATGATCTTACTTCCATGGTGGCAAAAGTCGAGGCGGTGGGGCCAAAAGGATACGTGACGGAATTGGCGTTGCTGGAAAACCGGTTTCAGTTCAAGCGGTATATCGAGAAGCTCACCACGGAGGCACGGAGACACGGAGAAAGCAAAAGCTAA
- a CDS encoding cyclase family protein — protein sequence MANVLAELVTQLNSGALRVVDLTQPLSPQTPLLPLPSQWPNTPAFKIWELSHYDDRGPAWYWNGFETGEHTGTHFDAPIHWVSGKDLPENSVDTINPKKFVGPACVIDVTADVKSNPDFLLTVERVQQWERKYGRIPSGAWMLLRTDWSARTDPKQYINLQDDGPHTPGFVKECSDFLAKERDVLGVGVETVGTDAGRAATFDPPFPNHYVMHGSGKFGLAGLCNLDQLPPTGAVVIAAPLKIVNGSGSPLRAIAIVSS from the coding sequence ATGGCAAACGTCCTTGCTGAACTCGTTACCCAACTCAACAGCGGCGCTCTGCGTGTGGTTGATCTCACTCAGCCGCTTAGTCCGCAGACGCCGCTGCTGCCGCTGCCGTCGCAATGGCCGAATACGCCGGCATTCAAGATATGGGAGCTTTCGCATTATGACGATCGCGGTCCCGCCTGGTATTGGAACGGATTTGAAACCGGCGAACATACGGGAACGCATTTTGACGCTCCCATCCACTGGGTGAGCGGCAAAGACCTGCCGGAAAACAGCGTGGATACGATAAATCCTAAAAAGTTTGTTGGCCCGGCCTGCGTGATTGACGTGACTGCCGACGTAAAGAGCAATCCTGACTTTCTGCTAACGGTGGAACGCGTGCAGCAATGGGAAAGAAAATATGGGCGTATTCCGTCCGGCGCGTGGATGCTGCTGCGCACCGACTGGTCCGCTCGCACTGACCCCAAGCAATACATCAACCTGCAGGATGACGGCCCCCACACTCCCGGATTTGTGAAAGAATGCTCAGACTTTCTGGCCAAAGAGCGAGACGTTCTGGGCGTGGGCGTTGAGACGGTCGGAACGGACGCTGGCCGCGCCGCGACATTCGATCCACCGTTTCCTAATCATTACGTGATGCACGGTAGTGGCAAATTTGGGCTGGCCGGGTTGTGCAACCTTGATCAATTGCCGCCAACCGGAGCAGTCGTGATTGCTGCGCCGCTGAAGATTGTGAATGGATCGGGCAGTCCGTTAAGGGCGATTGCGATCGTTAGCAGCTAG
- a CDS encoding BlaI/MecI/CopY family transcriptional regulator: MSNEKHLQLGRRERQIMDVIYRRGRASVTEVLADLTDPPSYSAVRGMLGLLEDKGYLRHEQEGLKYVYLPADDTRQVRANALKHMVKTFFGGSPEQAVAALLEMSDSTLSTKDKQYLSQLIKKAQQEGR, from the coding sequence ATGAGCAACGAGAAACATCTTCAACTTGGGCGGCGCGAACGCCAGATTATGGACGTGATCTACCGGCGGGGTCGCGCATCAGTGACTGAAGTCCTGGCCGACCTGACGGATCCACCCAGCTATTCCGCCGTGCGCGGCATGCTGGGCCTGCTGGAAGATAAAGGATACCTGCGGCATGAGCAGGAAGGACTGAAGTATGTCTACCTGCCCGCCGACGATACGCGCCAGGTCCGCGCCAACGCTCTGAAGCACATGGTGAAAACATTTTTTGGCGGCTCTCCTGAGCAGGCCGTGGCCGCGCTGCTGGAAATGTCTGACAGCACGCTTTCCACCAAGGACAAACAATACCTTTCTCAGTTAATCAAAAAGGCGCAGCAGGAGGGACGATAA